From a single Plasmodium yoelii strain 17X genome assembly, chromosome: 9 genomic region:
- a CDS encoding ribosome biogenesis regulatory protein, putative produces the protein MSLDFCSQHLLAYDNSLITSENEIKTKTEENFALVLKKINELTNQRNDEGELFYTLTQDNVFNLPRYSKFPEAKKPTRWELFSQTKLKKKKNKHGLIYDENSKGWVRRFQKKQIKINKEKSDFVHEYKPSDNIYEDPFEKMEEEKDIKKMKQKMREMKNKFEQQGISSQDIKYIQKQKRKRENLIDNLKMAQISSSTFGRYDKKLKKEKKLKVKNSKIINQKCEKRLLKDEINQNNKLAEIVLKSL, from the exons atgagtttGGATTTTTGCTCTCAACATCTCCTTGCTTATGACAATTCCCTGATAACATCTGAAAATGA GATAAAGACGAAAACAGAAGAAAATTTTGCAttagttttaaaaaaaataaatgaattaacAAATCAGAGAAATGATGAAGGTGAGTTGTTTTATACTCTAACCCAAGATAATGTATTTAATTTGCCAAGATATTCGAAATTTCCTGAAGCTAAAAAACCAACAAGATGGGAACTATTTTCTCAAactaaattaaaaaaaaaaaaaaataaacatggTTTAAtttatgatgaaaatagTAAAGGTTGGGTAAGAAgatttcaaaaaaaacaaataaaaataaataaagaaaaatctGACTTTGTTCATGAATATAAACCAagtgataatatatatgaagacccatttgaaaaaatggaagaagaaaaagatattaaaaaaatgaaacaaaaaatgagagaaatgaaaaataaattcgAACAACAAGGTATCTCATCACAGGATATCAAATATATACAGAAACAAAAAAGGAAACGGGAAAATCTTATTGATAATCTTAAAAT GGCCCAAATTTCATCCTCCACATTCGGGCGATACGacaaaaaactaaaaaaagaaaaaaaacttaAAGTAAAAAAcagtaaaataataaatcagaAATGTGAAAAACGTTTATTaaaagatgaaataaatcagaataataaattggcagaaattgttttaaaatctctttag
- a CDS encoding 60S ribosomal protein L35, putative, which produces MSNVKAFQLRSLKKSELLDKLEEYKKELSGLRISKALGNSAKNSKIHSVRKNVARVLTVYNQKRKMELRKLYKNKKFKPYNLKNKLTKKKRLELTKKQKSAMSLRTKKRVTNFPKRKYLLVKKN; this is translated from the exons Atg AGTAACGTTAAAGCCTTTCAATTACGATCTCTAAAAAAAAGCGAATTGTTGGACAAACTTGAAGAGTATAAAAAGGAATTAAGCGGATTGAGAATAAGCAAAGCATTAGGAAACTCAGCAAAAAACTCTAAAATCCACAGCGTTCGAAAAA ATGTCGCAAGAGTTTTAACAGTATACAaccaaaaaagaaaaatggaGTTGAGGAAATTATATAAGaacaaaaaatttaaaccatataacttaaaaaataaattaacaaaaaaaaagagattAGAATTAACTAAGAAACAAAAATCCGCTATGAGCTTAag aaCAAAAAAGAGAGTCACCAATTTCCCAAAAAGAAAATACCTTTTAGTAAAGAAAAACTAA
- a CDS encoding GrpE protein homolog, mitochondrial, putative, protein MKYVNVLKKTLICNRVLNTHGREMKSIVFRKYYTNLLDGNKPFLNLTKRCLFSSQSGQDKAYSESSDNVNNNNEEHNENMEINKKSSECNDNKKNMNKSENSEHSEEKNNKEINYESYNKIDLINEIKKTKKHMDEKLVDNQVLKEKYLSVLAEKENLRTRYMKEIENNKLYCISNFAKSLLDVADNLSLAIKNISEESLKSNEEINNIYKGIEMTETILHNIFNKYGIDKYNPINEKFNPMFHEAIFEVSDTTKEKGTVATVIQPGYKINDRILRAAKVGVVKN, encoded by the exons atgaaatatgTTAATGTGCTGAAAAAAACCCTAATATGTAATAGGGTATTAAATACGCATGGAAGGGAAATGAAATCAATAGTGTTtcgaaaatattatacaaatttattgGATGGAAATAAACCGTTTCTCAATTTGACAAAACGCTGTTTATTTAGTAGCCAATCAGGACAAGATAAGGCATACAGCGAAAGTAGTGACaatgtaaataataacaatgaggaacataatgaaaatatggaAATTAATAAGAAAAGCTCAGAatgtaatgataataaaaaaaatatgaacaagtcAGAAAATTCTGAACATtcagaagaaaaaaataataaagaaataaattatgaaagttataacaaaatagatcttattaatgaaattaaaaaaaccaAAAAACATATGGATGAAAAATTAGTAGATAATCAagttttaaaagaaaaatatttatctgtATTAgcagaaaaagaaaatttaagAACTAGATATATGAAAGagattgaaaataataaattatattgcATTAGTAATTTTGCAAAATCATTGCTTGATGTTGCTGATAACTTATCATTGGCAATTAAAAACATAAGTGAGGAATCTTTAAAATCGAATGAAGAGattaacaatatatataaaggaaTAGAAATGACAGAAACTATtcttcataatatttttaataaatatggaaTAGATAAATATAACCCAATCaatgaaaaatttaatcCCATGTTCCATGAGGCTATTTTCGAAGTTAGCGATACCACTAAAGAAAAGGGGACAGTTGCAACAGTTATCCAGCCAggatataaaataaatgataggATATTAAG agCCGCGAAAGTTGGAGTTGTAAAGAACTAA